From the Brassica napus cultivar Da-Ae chromosome A8, Da-Ae, whole genome shotgun sequence genome, one window contains:
- the LOC111213660 gene encoding diacylglycerol lipase-beta-like isoform X3: protein MGVIEEDEVCSVARLLGDLVSYRASGTGHLEFLAGLALLQNNSQFPESHEDLTEAPAFHLQEAATLHKFAEAAYTGPLLDVGRNPALFLCTWICRQGILTPWSRKWRPKLDGDNWWRGHAAAFLKFIDFPAHVLRRGRICSEKCKATYFVVVLHYLRCVVIAVRGTETAEDLITDGLGRACSLTAEDLEGLTNNIHVMDSSRTHYGHSGIVEAARDLFMQIEGDPKFGESESTGFLSSLIGDGCECDGYSIRIVGHSLGGAIASLLGVRLRCRFPNLYVYAYGPLPCVDSDVAEACSEFVTSIVLDNEFSSRLSYGSIRRLQVAALKVLSQDPKADTALIFRLARRFLSASKRQRQNVVEGEEAIPSSIITVEDSAEVEVRQHDEEFINPFHELVASTDNPVTQFMETVPTRGGEDYDEEAPEMFLPGLVIHIVPEVNNMSVPIWRGWPICDVTSGGYKAYVAKRERFKELMVSPSMFLDHLPWRCRHAMHKVLESRNLFSDLTSEPDIVV from the exons AT GGGTGTTATTGAGGAAGACGAAGTGTGTTCAGTTGCAAGACTGCTAGGTGATCTTGTTTCATATCGTGCATCAGGCACTGGCCACCTGGAGTTTTTAGCAG GCCTTGCTCTGTTGCAGAACAATAGCCAGTTTCCTGAATCACATGAGGACTTGACAGAAGCTCCAGCATTTCATCTCCAGGAAGCTGCCACGTTGCATAAATTTGCAGAAGCTGCTTATACT GGGCCACTGCTTGATGTTGGGAGAAACCCTGCTTTGTTTCTATGCACATGGATATGCAGGCAAGGGATACTAACACCGTGGAGCCGTAAATG GCGGCCTAAGCTTGATGGTGACAATTGGTGGCGAGGTCATGCAGCTGCCTTCCTTAAGTTCATAGACTTTCCTGCTCATGTTCTTAGACGAGGTCGAATTTGtagt GAGAAGTGTAAAGCAACATACTTCGTTGTGGTCTTACATTATCTTAGATGTGTTGTAATTGCTGTTCGAGGAACCGAGACGGCTGAAGATCTAATAACCGATGGTTTGGGCCGTGCTTGTTCACTAACTGCTGAAGACTTGGAAGGGCTAACAAA TAACATTCATGTTATGGACTCTTCACGAACACACTACGGACATTCAGGAATAGTAGAAGCTGCAAGAGATCTGTTTATGCAAATAGAAGGAGACCCCAAATTTGGAG AGTCAGAATCTACTGGGTTCTTGTCCTCGTTAATTGGTGATGGATGTGAGTGTGATGGCTACAGCATCCGCATCGTTGGACACTCCTTAGGAGGTGCCATTGCCTCGTTACTAGGAGTTAGA CTTCGTTGCAGGTTCCCTAACCTCTATGTATATGCATACGGACCACTCCCTTGTGTAGATTCAGATGTGGCAGAAGCTTGTTCCGAGTTTGTTACAAg CATTGTACTAGATAACGAGTTCTCATCGCGGCTCTCTTATGGATCAATCCGCCGGCTCCAAGTAGCTGCGCTCAAAGTGCTGTCTCAAGACCCTAAGGCTGATACAGCACTCATTTTCAGACTCGCACGCCGGTTCTTGTCTGCTAGCAAACGCCAACGACAAAATGTTGTCGAAGGAGAAGAAGCAATACCATCATCAATAATAACTG TTGAAGATTCAGCTGAAGTGGAAGTGAGGCAACACGACGAAGAGTTCATTAATCCGTTCCACGAGCTGGTGGCCTCAACGGATAATCCTGTGACTCAGTTTATGGAGACAGTGCCAACAAGAGGAGGAGAAGATTATGATGAAGAAGCTCCGGAGATGTTCTTGCCGGGTTTGGTCATCCATATTGTACCGGAAGTAAACAACATGAGCGTGCCGATATGGCGAGGATGGCCGATCTGTGACGTGACAAGTGGTGGTTACAAAGCGTATGTTGCAAAGAGAGAGAGGTTCAAAGAGCTTATGGTTTCTCCATCAATGTTCCTTGATCATCTTCCTTGGAG GTGTAGACATGCGATGCACAAGGTTCTAGAGTCACGGAATCTCTTCAGCGATCTGACAAGTGAACCTGATATAGTAGTATGA